The following are encoded together in the Babylonia areolata isolate BAREFJ2019XMU chromosome 18, ASM4173473v1, whole genome shotgun sequence genome:
- the LOC143292744 gene encoding casein kinase I-like isoform X2, with product MELRVGNKYRLGRKIGSGSFGDIYLGTDISNGEEVAIKLECVKTKHPQLHIESKIYRMMQGGVGIPSIKWCGAEGDYNVMVMELLGPSLEDLFNFCSRKFSLKTVLLLADQLISRIEYIHSKNFIHRDVKPDNFLMGLGKKGNLVYLIDFGLAKKYRDARTHQHIPYRENKNLTGTARYASINTHLGIEQSRRDDMESLGYVFMYFLRGSLPWQGLKAATKRQKYERISEKKMSTPIEELCKGFPSEFATYLNFCRSLRFDDKPDYSYLRQLFRNLFHRQGFTYDYVFDWNMLKFGGRGTEELERDRKMHSSTARGVQGMAIPGGRTRPEQMGLQGVPTPADYNNVRGSGRPKDRLPVRLSLATKGSESQEGVTDSRASERLPTPSTGGRLSFKGSNLPVLVRDSIEGSKVRPTSPRPISRERERRTSTRLHRGIPTGAEMQREMTRMSVTPMQQAPLMGGMNSGLRRGSASKEETARAGSSKHVRK from the exons ATGGAGCTACGAGTTGGAAACAAGTATCGCCTGGGAAGGAAAATCGGCAGTGGCTCTTTCGGAGACATTTATCTGG GCACAGACATTTCCAATGGTGAGGAGGTAGCCATCAAGTTAGAATGTGTCAAGACAAAGCACCCGCAGCTTCACATCGAAAGCAAAATTTACAGAATGATGCAGGGAGGAG TGGGCATCCCCTCCATCAAGTGGTGTGGGGCAGAAGGCGACTACAATGTGATGGTGATGGAGCTGCTGGGGCCTAGTCTGGAGGACCTCTTCAACTTCTGCTCCCGGAAGTTCAGCCTCAAGACTGTCTTACTGCTGGCTgatcaactg ATCAGCAGAATTGAGTACATTCACTCCAAAAACTTCATCCACAGAGATGTGAAGCCAGACAACTTTTTGATGGGGCTGGGGAAAAAAGGCAATCTTGTGTATCTCATAGACTTTGGGCTGGCCAAAAAATACAGAGATGCACGAACGCATCAACACATACCTTACAGGGAAAACAAGAATCTCACAGGCACAGCACGCTATGCCAGCATCAATACCCACCTGGGCATAG AACAAAGTCGGAGGGACGACATGGAGTCGTTGGGGTATGTCTTCATGTACTTCCTGCGTGGCAGCTTACCTTGGCAGGGCCTCAAGGCAGCTACCAAACGCCAAAAATATGAACGCATCAGTGAGAAGAAAATGTCCACTCCTATTGAAGAGCTCTGCAAAGGATTTCCTT cTGAATTTGCCACCTACCTCAACTTCTGTCGTTCCTTACGGTTTGATGACAAGCCAGATTACTCCTACTTACGACAGTTGTTCAGGAATCTCTTCCACCGCCAAGGGTTCACATACGACTATGTCTTTGACTGGAATATGTTGAAATTT GGTGGACGTGGGACAGAGGAGCTGGAGCGAGACCGTAAAATGCACAGTTCCACAGCACGGGGAGTGCAGGGGATGGCCATTCCAGGAGGCAGAACGCGTCCTGAGCAGATGGGCCTGCAAGGAGTACCCACGCCTGCCGACTACAACA ATGTGAGGGGGTCAGGTCGGCCCAAGGACAGACTGCCAGTGCGGTTGTCTTTGGCCACCAAAGGCTCGGAGTCGCAAGAAGGGGTGACAGATAGTCGTGCCAGTGAGCGATTGCCGACCCCTTCCACGGGGGGGCGTCTGAGTTTCAAAGGCTCCAATCTGCCTGTGCTCGTCAGGGACAGCATTGAAGGCTCCAAAGTGCGGC CGACATCCCCACGGCCAATATCTCGCGAGCGGGAGCGGCGAACCAGCACCCGTCTGCACCGCGGCATTCCCACAGGAGCGGAGATGCAGCGGGAAATGACACGCATGTCTGTCACACCCATGCAGCAGGCCCCACTCATGGGCGGGATGAATTCCGGTCTTCGTCGAGGCAGCGCTTCCAAAGAAGAAACGGCACGAGCTGGCTCATCCAAGCATGTACGGAAATGA
- the LOC143292744 gene encoding casein kinase I-like isoform X1 — MELRVGNKYRLGRKIGSGSFGDIYLGTDISNGEEVAIKLECVKTKHPQLHIESKIYRMMQGGVGIPSIKWCGAEGDYNVMVMELLGPSLEDLFNFCSRKFSLKTVLLLADQLISRIEYIHSKNFIHRDVKPDNFLMGLGKKGNLVYLIDFGLAKKYRDARTHQHIPYRENKNLTGTARYASINTHLGIEQSRRDDMESLGYVFMYFLRGSLPWQGLKAATKRQKYERISEKKMSTPIEELCKGFPSEFATYLNFCRSLRFDDKPDYSYLRQLFRNLFHRQGFTYDYVFDWNMLKFGGRGTEELERDRKMHSSTARGVQGMAIPGGRTRPEQMGLQGVPTPADYNTTSPRPISRERERRTSTRLHRGIPTGAEMQREMTRMSVTPMQQAPLMGGMNSGLRRGSASKEETARAGSSKHVRK, encoded by the exons ATGGAGCTACGAGTTGGAAACAAGTATCGCCTGGGAAGGAAAATCGGCAGTGGCTCTTTCGGAGACATTTATCTGG GCACAGACATTTCCAATGGTGAGGAGGTAGCCATCAAGTTAGAATGTGTCAAGACAAAGCACCCGCAGCTTCACATCGAAAGCAAAATTTACAGAATGATGCAGGGAGGAG TGGGCATCCCCTCCATCAAGTGGTGTGGGGCAGAAGGCGACTACAATGTGATGGTGATGGAGCTGCTGGGGCCTAGTCTGGAGGACCTCTTCAACTTCTGCTCCCGGAAGTTCAGCCTCAAGACTGTCTTACTGCTGGCTgatcaactg ATCAGCAGAATTGAGTACATTCACTCCAAAAACTTCATCCACAGAGATGTGAAGCCAGACAACTTTTTGATGGGGCTGGGGAAAAAAGGCAATCTTGTGTATCTCATAGACTTTGGGCTGGCCAAAAAATACAGAGATGCACGAACGCATCAACACATACCTTACAGGGAAAACAAGAATCTCACAGGCACAGCACGCTATGCCAGCATCAATACCCACCTGGGCATAG AACAAAGTCGGAGGGACGACATGGAGTCGTTGGGGTATGTCTTCATGTACTTCCTGCGTGGCAGCTTACCTTGGCAGGGCCTCAAGGCAGCTACCAAACGCCAAAAATATGAACGCATCAGTGAGAAGAAAATGTCCACTCCTATTGAAGAGCTCTGCAAAGGATTTCCTT cTGAATTTGCCACCTACCTCAACTTCTGTCGTTCCTTACGGTTTGATGACAAGCCAGATTACTCCTACTTACGACAGTTGTTCAGGAATCTCTTCCACCGCCAAGGGTTCACATACGACTATGTCTTTGACTGGAATATGTTGAAATTT GGTGGACGTGGGACAGAGGAGCTGGAGCGAGACCGTAAAATGCACAGTTCCACAGCACGGGGAGTGCAGGGGATGGCCATTCCAGGAGGCAGAACGCGTCCTGAGCAGATGGGCCTGCAAGGAGTACCCACGCCTGCCGACTACAACA CGACATCCCCACGGCCAATATCTCGCGAGCGGGAGCGGCGAACCAGCACCCGTCTGCACCGCGGCATTCCCACAGGAGCGGAGATGCAGCGGGAAATGACACGCATGTCTGTCACACCCATGCAGCAGGCCCCACTCATGGGCGGGATGAATTCCGGTCTTCGTCGAGGCAGCGCTTCCAAAGAAGAAACGGCACGAGCTGGCTCATCCAAGCATGTACGGAAATGA